One Porphyromonas pogonae genomic region harbors:
- a CDS encoding IS5 family transposase, whose translation MSKEKNTNAASFAELAVERRRQATKNNFLHQIDSIVDWRPISNLLNKHCLKGDTPFGASSYRPIMLFKILLLETWYGLSDRQVEERINDSLTWSAFLGLTMDFVSPDHSTICRFRQELIEKGLMAKLFKLLNKQLKQHGIMEIKEGAIVDASIVDSPNKPTGGLQIVICDDREDTRSDQEKEAEEEYQVKVCSTKPGVDEEARWVKKCNEYRYGYKKHILTDTKGLIHEVITTAANVADTTQIIPLLEQAQLPQETMILADKGYTSKKNRGYLCDHNLIDGIMHKAVKGMPLTDGKKQLNRLISSMRWQIERSFGSIIRWFHGGRCRYRGIAKTHYQNLIESLAYNLKRAPKLLMQQNVN comes from the coding sequence GATTGGCGTCCCATCTCCAACTTGCTCAACAAACATTGCCTTAAGGGAGACACCCCATTTGGCGCTTCCTCTTACCGCCCCATTATGCTCTTCAAGATCCTGCTTTTGGAGACTTGGTACGGTCTCTCAGATCGTCAAGTAGAAGAGCGAATCAACGATTCCCTCACATGGAGTGCCTTCCTGGGCCTGACGATGGACTTTGTTTCTCCCGATCACTCCACCATCTGTCGCTTCCGGCAAGAACTTATAGAGAAAGGCTTAATGGCAAAGCTATTCAAGCTTCTCAACAAGCAACTCAAACAACATGGCATCATGGAGATCAAAGAGGGCGCCATTGTGGACGCAAGTATTGTTGACAGCCCCAACAAACCAACGGGAGGGCTTCAAATTGTGATCTGCGATGATCGGGAGGATACTCGTAGCGATCAAGAGAAAGAGGCTGAAGAAGAATACCAAGTCAAAGTCTGCTCAACGAAACCCGGCGTAGATGAAGAGGCTCGTTGGGTGAAGAAATGCAATGAATATAGATACGGTTACAAGAAGCACATCTTAACAGACACCAAGGGACTAATACATGAAGTAATCACCACAGCGGCTAACGTGGCAGATACGACACAAATCATACCTCTGTTGGAGCAGGCTCAACTCCCCCAAGAGACAATGATATTAGCGGACAAAGGGTACACATCCAAGAAAAACAGAGGTTATCTGTGCGACCACAACTTGATAGATGGCATCATGCACAAAGCAGTCAAAGGTATGCCACTGACGGATGGTAAAAAGCAATTGAATAGACTGATCAGTTCCATGCGATGGCAGATAGAGCGTAGCTTTGGTAGCATTATACGATGGTTTCATGGTGGACGATGTCGCTACCGAGGAATTGCTAAAACGCATTATCAGAACCTCATTGAGTCTTTGGCGTACAATCTCAAACGTGCGCCAAAGCTACTTATGCAACAAAACGTAAACTAG
- a CDS encoding TonB-dependent receptor domain-containing protein, with protein sequence MDKYLFTATVRADGSSRFSKDNRWGIFPSLALAWRLKQESFLKDVAFVNDLKLRLGYGVTGQQDGIANYSYIPGYNLSSNTATYQFGNTFYNMYRPAAYDKDIKWEQTATTNIGLDYSFLNNRISGTIDYYYKKTKDLLNEIPIPAGSNFSNKLLTNVGNITNQGFEFTINATPIQTEKLSWDVSYNITLNKTKITKLNQTEDPNYLGVLTGGIRGGTGNNIQIHSVNHAPGSFFVFKQLYDTNGKPIEGAYADLNNDGIYNEKDRYQYKSPEPKVFMGFSTSLNYGKWNLSTALRVSIGNYIYDNVSSSLAIFNEIINSNNFLQNTPKEIYKSKFSTAQYMSDYYVKNASFLKMDNLSLGYDFGKLFNNVGLRASATVQNVFTWSKYKGIDPERAIDNNLYPVPRTYSLNLSFSL encoded by the coding sequence TTGGACAAATATCTTTTTACAGCTACTGTGCGTGCCGACGGATCTTCCCGTTTTAGCAAAGACAATCGCTGGGGTATATTCCCGTCATTGGCTCTGGCTTGGCGTCTCAAGCAAGAGAGCTTCCTCAAAGATGTAGCATTTGTAAATGATCTCAAACTCAGACTTGGCTATGGCGTTACAGGACAACAAGACGGTATTGCCAACTACAGCTATATTCCGGGATACAACTTAAGCTCCAATACAGCTACTTATCAATTTGGGAATACATTCTATAATATGTATCGTCCGGCAGCTTATGACAAAGATATCAAATGGGAACAAACCGCTACTACAAACATTGGACTTGATTACAGCTTCTTAAACAATAGAATATCGGGTACGATAGATTATTACTATAAGAAAACTAAGGATCTACTGAATGAAATACCCATCCCAGCAGGATCCAACTTCTCAAATAAGCTCCTGACCAATGTGGGGAATATCACCAATCAAGGTTTTGAGTTTACCATCAATGCCACACCTATACAAACGGAAAAGTTGTCTTGGGATGTAAGCTACAATATCACACTGAACAAAACTAAGATTACCAAGCTGAATCAAACCGAAGACCCCAATTACCTCGGTGTGCTCACAGGAGGCATCAGAGGCGGGACAGGTAATAATATTCAGATACACTCCGTCAATCACGCTCCGGGTTCATTCTTTGTTTTCAAACAACTTTATGACACCAACGGCAAGCCTATAGAAGGAGCCTATGCCGACCTTAACAATGACGGGATCTACAACGAGAAGGACAGATATCAGTATAAATCACCCGAACCTAAAGTGTTCATGGGATTCTCCACATCACTCAATTACGGTAAGTGGAATCTGTCCACAGCTCTACGTGTCAGCATAGGTAATTATATCTACGACAACGTATCGTCATCATTGGCTATTTTCAATGAGATAATAAACTCCAACAATTTCTTGCAAAATACACCTAAAGAGATCTATAAGAGCAAGTTTTCCACAGCACAGTATATGTCTGATTACTATGTGAAAAATGCTTCATTCCTCAAGATGGACAATCTTTCCTTAGGTTATGATTTCGGCAAGCTTTTCAACAATGTTGGACTCAGAGCCTCTGCTACGGTACAAAACGTCTTTACATGGAGCAAGTACAAAGGCATAGATCCGGAGAGAGCTATTGACAATAATTTGTATCCTGTGCCTCGCACTTATTCACTCAATCTTTCATTCTCTTTATAA
- a CDS encoding RagB/SusD family nutrient uptake outer membrane protein — protein MNQYFNIKGIGILGLCSLLGLSSCMKDLDREPTNTDTAKTVFNTPEGTKKALAKVYGAFALTGNEGPAGQGDVAGIDEGASDFLRNYFNLQELCTDEAICAWADDGVPDIHNMNWSSSNPFVKGLYYRSLYQIKLATDFLVQTQGKASDPEVKVYRAEARFLRAFQYWVMMDIFGNPPFINEELGTGKVYPKQIMRKDLFAFLIKEIKEFEPDLKAAKRNEYGRVDQAAAWALLSRIYLNAEVYARENHYKEAAEYAEKVINSGYTPVAKYGNLFLADNNLNNSETILSINYDGIHSKNYGGSTFLINSSSSADAITVHKQKMGINGGWGGNRATSALEALFDKSKDTRYMMAYKDKEIKKASEFMQGVFVYKFRNVTSKEENGQNSTFTDTDYPLFRVAEMYLNYAEAAARGGADQAKGLSYINKIRERAYGNASGNFSTLKLDDVLAERGRELYWECMRRTDLIRFGKFTSGSYLWPWKGGVKDGRGVSEHYSIYPLPSDDVQANSKNLKQNPNY, from the coding sequence ATGAATCAGTATTTCAATATAAAAGGTATAGGTATCCTCGGGCTATGTTCGTTGCTGGGTCTTAGTTCTTGCATGAAAGATCTGGATCGTGAGCCGACAAATACCGATACAGCCAAAACGGTATTCAACACTCCTGAGGGAACAAAAAAAGCTCTTGCCAAAGTTTATGGAGCATTTGCTCTTACCGGTAACGAAGGTCCTGCCGGACAAGGCGATGTAGCAGGTATTGACGAAGGGGCAAGCGACTTCTTACGTAATTATTTCAACTTACAAGAGCTTTGTACAGACGAGGCTATATGTGCTTGGGCCGACGACGGTGTTCCTGATATACACAATATGAATTGGTCGTCTTCCAATCCTTTTGTCAAAGGCCTATATTATCGTAGCCTTTACCAGATCAAGCTGGCTACGGACTTCTTGGTACAGACCCAAGGTAAAGCTTCAGATCCTGAAGTTAAAGTCTACAGAGCCGAAGCTCGCTTCTTGCGTGCTTTCCAGTACTGGGTGATGATGGATATCTTCGGTAATCCTCCTTTTATCAATGAGGAACTCGGCACAGGTAAAGTATATCCCAAACAGATTATGCGCAAAGACCTTTTTGCTTTTCTAATCAAAGAGATCAAAGAATTTGAGCCGGACTTGAAAGCTGCCAAGCGAAATGAATACGGACGTGTGGATCAAGCAGCCGCTTGGGCTCTATTGTCAAGAATATATCTCAATGCCGAGGTGTATGCAAGAGAGAATCATTATAAAGAAGCTGCAGAGTATGCTGAAAAAGTAATCAACTCAGGCTACACTCCTGTGGCTAAATACGGAAATCTCTTCCTTGCCGATAATAACCTGAATAATAGTGAGACAATCCTTTCCATTAATTATGACGGTATACACAGCAAAAATTACGGAGGTAGTACCTTCCTGATCAATTCTTCGTCCAGTGCCGACGCCATCACTGTACATAAACAAAAGATGGGGATCAATGGCGGTTGGGGTGGCAATAGAGCCACATCTGCCTTGGAAGCTCTTTTTGATAAAAGTAAAGATACACGCTATATGATGGCGTATAAAGACAAAGAAATCAAAAAGGCAAGCGAATTTATGCAAGGTGTATTTGTATATAAGTTCCGCAATGTAACATCAAAAGAAGAGAATGGGCAAAATAGCACTTTCACAGATACTGACTATCCTCTTTTCCGTGTAGCAGAGATGTATCTCAACTATGCAGAAGCTGCAGCAAGAGGTGGAGCAGACCAAGCCAAAGGACTTTCTTATATAAACAAAATCAGGGAACGTGCCTATGGCAATGCTTCAGGTAACTTCAGCACGCTCAAGCTGGATGATGTATTGGCCGAGCGCGGACGTGAACTGTATTGGGAGTGCATGCGCCGTACTGACCTCATCCGTTTCGGTAAGTTTACTTCCGGCTCATACCTTTGGCCATGGAAAGGTGGAGTCAAAGATGGTCGTGGTGTTTCAGAGCACTACAGCATTTACCCATTACCATCCGATGATGTACAGGCAAACTCCAAAAATTTGAAACAAAATCCCAACTACTAA
- a CDS encoding SusE domain-containing protein, producing MKINIAFKSVLCLAMGLATFASCDKDEDRAIINPQAPSSIKLSKQDVVIAPDKGGEVALKMDWTAADLGYDKTAVYYALLISNPAQKEKKDTISLAMGTNILSKSFTNLELNDLATTKLKLAVDKKATLHMQIKASPFISGGAGSSTVPPPFILSKAVALTLTPASISNKLPDYFLIGNMFGENEWKNNYTGFPLFTDDPAIEIYTYTGKFKAKSEFKFISEKNLGTWNGLLGFVSAGKLGTEKAENISDIKTEGYYTVTLDPQKLTYSIKPFDEKGMPKYAKIGIIGNGAISWDKDLELTKAKYDEHIWTAQDVTIKEGEIKFRADSKWDTSWGGAELLVGKSAKGGGNIKISSKIAGIYDVVFCDLTGEFHFLKKK from the coding sequence ATGAAAATCAATATAGCATTCAAGAGCGTTCTTTGTCTGGCCATGGGGCTTGCAACCTTTGCCTCATGCGACAAAGATGAAGATCGTGCTATCATAAATCCACAAGCCCCTTCCTCCATAAAACTGAGCAAACAAGACGTTGTTATTGCTCCTGACAAAGGAGGAGAAGTTGCTCTGAAAATGGACTGGACTGCGGCGGATTTAGGATATGATAAGACAGCGGTATACTACGCACTGCTTATTTCTAATCCCGCTCAAAAGGAGAAAAAAGATACTATCTCCTTGGCTATGGGAACCAATATTCTATCCAAGAGTTTTACCAATCTTGAGCTCAATGATTTGGCTACTACGAAGCTAAAACTTGCAGTAGATAAAAAAGCGACCCTCCATATGCAAATAAAAGCTTCACCTTTCATTTCAGGTGGAGCGGGTAGCTCTACGGTACCACCGCCTTTTATCTTGTCAAAAGCTGTGGCATTGACGTTGACTCCGGCATCAATCTCCAATAAACTGCCCGACTACTTCCTAATCGGGAATATGTTTGGCGAAAATGAGTGGAAAAATAATTATACTGGATTCCCATTATTTACAGATGATCCTGCGATAGAGATCTATACCTATACCGGTAAATTCAAAGCTAAATCAGAGTTCAAATTTATTTCTGAGAAGAATCTGGGTACATGGAATGGTCTTCTTGGCTTTGTCTCTGCGGGTAAATTAGGGACGGAAAAAGCTGAAAACATCTCTGATATCAAAACTGAAGGATACTATACGGTAACACTGGATCCTCAAAAACTCACTTACAGCATCAAGCCTTTTGATGAGAAAGGAATGCCTAAGTACGCCAAAATAGGAATTATTGGTAATGGTGCCATCAGTTGGGACAAAGATCTTGAGCTTACCAAAGCAAAATATGACGAACATATCTGGACAGCTCAAGACGTTACAATCAAAGAAGGTGAAATCAAATTTAGAGCCGACTCTAAATGGGATACGAGTTGGGGAGGAGCAGAACTTCTGGTAGGTAAAAGCGCCAAAGGAGGTGGCAACATCAAGATTTCCTCTAAAATAGCGGGCATTTATGACGTGGTATTCTGCGACCTTACCGGAGAATTCCATTTTCTCAAAAAGAAGTAG